A portion of the Phaeodactylum tricornutum CCAP 1055/1 chromosome 7, whole genome shotgun sequence genome contains these proteins:
- a CDS encoding predicted protein encodes MPLFRSSSLIMAAILSSCCWMRSCRAFVGPASSISTSAAIQRLTTPLSRHGPLFSTASKKEAEAPSDVVVAEALTYSMEDVVGLCKRRGIIFPSSEIYNGYAGFYDYGPLGSELKKNVKDAWWKNFVMMREDVVGVDSSIIHNPETWKSSGHVDGFSDPMVDCKETKLRYRADQLFYAPVMVSGEAEVLGYLCVQEANEADMAKEAKKQAKALLKSLDRKGETVQEPFDFREVVEATEAEMAQIPSPGSGKPTLTMPRAFNLMFQTQVGALSDAASVAYLRPETAQGIFLNFKNVLTTSRQKIPFGIAQIGKAFRNEITPRNFIFRSREFEQMEVEYFIPPGDEVWPAFHQQWIDDSRAFLLSIGLQEELLGWDVHEGDKLAHYAQACTDITFRFPFGEQELMGIAARGNYDLSQHSEGSGKTCSGVGTLEAFRAFLNSYAICFNSVGLEYYDEQTKEKYIPHCIEPSLGVDRLMLALICSAYAEDEVGGEKRSLLKFDPKIAPIKVAVLPLLKNKEELVSVARDLFDKLRRRWNCQYDAAGAIGRRYRRADEVGTPYCVTIDFDTIETDNAVTIRDRDTTDQVRIPLKDVISYLSERIDGY; translated from the exons ATGCCACTCTTTCGTTCATCGTCTCTTATCATGGCTGCCATTCTGAGTAGTTGCTGTTGGATGCGGTCCTGTCGTGCGTTTGTTGGTCCTGCTTCTAGCATTAGTACCAGTGCGGCGATCCAAAGACTGACTACGCCTTTGTCTCGTCACGGCCCGCTCTTTTCGACGGCGTCCAAGAAGGAGGCCGAGGCTCCCAGCGATGTAGTCgttgccgaagccttgaCGTATTCCATGGAAgacgtcgtcggcttgtGCAAACGGCGGGGAATCATTTTCCCATCGTCCGAAATATATAACGGTTACGCCGGATTCTATGATTACGGCCCGCTCGGCAGCGAACTCAAAAAGAACGTCAAGGATGCCTGGTGGAAGAATTTCGTCATGATGCGCGAGGACGTCGTTGGTGTCGACTCCTCCATTATTCACAATCCGGAGACCTGGAAATCGAGTG GCCACGTCGACGGCTTTTCCGACCCCATGGTGGATTGTAAGGAAACCAAACTCCGGTACCGGGCCGACCAGCTATTCTACGCCCCCGTCATGGTGAGTGGCGAAGCAGAAGTTCTCGGATACTTGTGTGTCCAGGAAGCTAATGAAGCGGACATGGCCAAGGAGGCGAAAAAACAAGCCAAGGCGCTGCTCAAATCGTTGGACCGCAAAGGCGAAACCGTCCAAGAGCCGTTCGACTTTCGTGAAGTAGTGGAAGCGACCGAAGCCGAAATGGCCCAAATACCGTCTCCTGGCTCCGGTAAACCAACACTCACCATGCCACGAGCCTTCAACCTCATGTTCCAAACGCAAGTGGGGGCCTTGTCCGACGCGGCATCCGTGGCTTACTTGCGACCGGAAACGGCTCAAGGCATCTTTCTGAATTTCAAAAACGTACTGACCACCTCGCGACAGAAAATACCTTTTGGAATTGCCCAGATTGGTAAGGCCTTTCGCAACGAAATCACCCCCCGAAATTTCATTTTTCGGTCACGCGAATTTGAACAAATGGAAGTCGAATACTTTATCCCACCCGGCGATGAAGTTTGGCCGGCGTTTCATCAGCAATGGATAGATGATTCAAGGGCGTTCCTGCTTTCCATTGGATTGCAGGAAGAATTGCTCGGATGGGATGTGCACGAGGGGGACAAGTTAGCGCATTATGCACAAGCCTGTACCGATATCACTTTTAGATTTCCGTTCGGTGAACAAGAACTTATGGGAATTGCCGCGCGTGGCAATTACGATTTATCGCAACACTCGGAGGGATCCGGCAAGA CCTGCTCCGGCGTAGGAACGCTCGAGGCGTTTCGGGCTTTCTTAAACTCATATGCCATTTGCTTCAATTCTGTAGGTCTGGAATACTACGACGAACAGACCAAAGAAAAATATATTCCGCATTGCATTGAACCGTCGCTCGGTGTCGATCGTCTAATGCTGGCCTTGATTTGCTCGGCGTACGCAGAAGACGAAGTAGGCGGAGAGAAACGTAGTTTGCTCAAGTTTGACCCAAAGATTGCACCCATCAAGGTTGccgtcttgcctttgttgAAAAACAAGGAAGAGCTAGTGTCGGTTGCCCGGGACTTATTCGATAAACTTCGTCGTAGGTGGAACTGTCAATATGATGCTGCGGGTGCTATTGGACGGCGGTACCGGCGAGCGGATGAAGTCGGTACACCTTACTGCGTTACGATTGACTTTGATACAATTGAAACGGATAACGCCGTCACAATTCGCGATAGGGATACGACGGATCAAGTCCGAATTCCGCTTAAAGATGTGATTTCGTACTTGAGCGAACGTATCGACGGATACTAA
- a CDS encoding predicted protein — protein sequence MSTFAAVSCTSTVVSRHVLRPFLKRRRQLGDPPSTILDSVRSTRKGTTTWLHQQSRASTTARSAEDQPLVSLRNARLSYRPEDTSEAHVSQPISLDIWHPSRGGHLLLGRNGTGKSLITQTLATNGTGTLVDGEYVVTAPQWHSRTVTHVTFRSHQDVLQTSAHLTSYKVIAEGGQVSKAAQFLIVRFGLYPLLHREISTLSTGEIRKVLLVRALATRPRLLILDNAFDGLDVASRENLLDLVRQTLRGFKQDILVQGIDAKNAARTQICLVTQRPEEVADEFTNVAFLDPPHTDRVSPETSAQGGDLRTMVRNGQRATQIFAQSLGTTSPLEEGDLDDSPWDSRKDEYWNAPGLPTLTEMSIWWNHGRKDDDDGTSSTNTTLPLVDAQGLRIQKGSTVVLQELDWKVWPSQHWLVAGGNGAGKSTLSRLLAYCETDSDTEGYLRVLHGKRNLPQIDIDDGQQTVVGSQFVHRRPGVGWVSTESHLQRVHDQRTAREILLEEASSDSYIVQTVTEWFNLTHDPKLLEQHFADLSQGQQKLVLLAAAISSRPRILVLDEPCQGLDIVHRRLLLGLVERLCQATDTNDTDTSSRSITLIYITHHMEEVLPSINQVVHLKDGQAVYQGSRKLYNPDLL from the coding sequence ATGAGCACCTTCGCAGCAGTATCATGCACCAGTACAGTCGTGTCGCGGCACGTACTGCGACCCTTCCTCAAGCGGCGGAGGCAACTCGGCGACCCCCCTTCGACAATTCTCGACAGCGTTCGATCGACTCGCAAAGGGACGACAACATGGTTGCATCAACAATCGCGCGCGTCCACTACGGCAAGATCCGCAGAAGATCAGCCGCTGGTGTCTCTCCGCAACGCCAGACTTTCGTACCGTCCCGAAGATACCTCGGAGGCTCACGTTTCGCAACCCATATCGCTCGACATTTGGCATCCCTCCCGAGGCGGTCACCTACTCCTCGGTCGCAACGGTACGGGCAAGTCACTCATTACGCAGACACTGGCCACGAACGGTACAGGGACGTTGGTGGACGGGGAATACGTCGTGACCGCTCCGCAATGGCACAGTCGTACCGTCACCCACGTCACCTTTCGCTCCCATCAAGACGTCTTGCAGACCTCAGCTCACCTTACCAGTTACAAGGTTATTGCCGAAGGAGGACAAGTAAGCAAGGCCGCGCAATTCCTCATTGTACGATTCGGTCTTTATCCGCTTCTGCATAGGGAAATTTCGACGCTTTCCACGGGAGAAATCCGCAAAGTTCTGCTCGTCCGAGCCTTGGCCACGCGGCCACGGTTATTGATTCTGGACAACGCCTTTGACGGATTGGACGTGGCCAGTCGCGAAAACTTGCTCGACTTGGTCCGTCAAACACTCCGAGGATTCAAGCAAGACATTCTCGTCCAAGGCATCGACGCCAAGAATGCCGCTCGTACGCAGATCTGCCTCGTCACGCAGCGTCCCGAAGAAGTGGCGGACGAATTCACCAACGTGGCGTTTCTCGATCCTCCCCATACGGATCGGGTGTCGCCGGAAACTTCGGCACAGGGTGGCGATTTGCGTACTATGGTACGCAACGGCCAAAGAGCGACACAAATCTTTGCGCAAAGCTTGGGAACGACTTCGCCACTAGAGGAAGGTGACCTCGACGACTCCCCTTGGGACAGTCGAAAAGACGAATACTGGAATGCACCGGGGTTACCGACTTTGACAGAAATGTCCATATGGTGGAACCATGGACGtaaagatgacgatgacggcaCTTCAAGTACAAACACAACACTCCCACTGGTGGACGCCCAGGGTCTACGAATACAGAAGGGATCCACCGTCGTGCTACAAGAGCTAGATTGGAAAGTCTGGCCATCGCAACACTGGTTGGTGGCCGGCGGCAACGGAGCCGGCAAGTCAACCCTCAGTCGGCTGTTGGCTTATTGTGAAACCGATAGTGATACGGAGGGATATTTGCGCGTACTCCATGGAAAAAGGAATCTACCACAGATCGATATTGATGATGGCCAGCAAACAGTAGTGGGATCGCAGTTTGTACACCGAAGGCCTGGGGTAGGGTGGGTCTCGACTGAATCACATTTGCAGCGTGTTCATGATCAACGTACGGCACGAGAGATTCTGCTGGAAGAAGCTTCTTCTGATTCATACATTGTCCAGACGGTTACGGAGTGGTTTAACTTGACGCACGATCCTAAGCTACTCGAACAACACTTTGCTGACTTATCACAGGGGCAACAGAAGCTTGTTTTATTGGCCGCAGCAATCTCGTCACGTCCACGTATTCTTGTGTTGGATGAGCCCTGCCAAGGTCTCGACATCGTCCACCGACGACTTCTGTTGGGATTGGTGGAGCGACTGTGCCAAGCGACCGACACGAATGACACCGACACCAGTAGTCGAAGCATTACCTTGATTTACATTACACACCATATGGAGGAAGTTCTGCCGTCAATCAATCAAGTCGTGCATCTGAAAGACGGACAAGCAGTCTATCAAGGGTCAAGGAAGCTTTACAACCCGGACTTGCTTTAA